The proteins below come from a single Tenuifilum thalassicum genomic window:
- a CDS encoding DsbA family protein — translation MLTKKIKTIEWFAIIISAILFALILIKVYQLTVSDKNDNEIYVTVNPLDISFGSDSAKLTIYAYASYHCGYCRLFFSEVFPKLREEYIAKGKVRLVLKLVEFSKNEDRLTEVKTAVCINRYGYYEKLHELLLTNSNVIYTDEFRDMVNHFIDSDPLVAECILGNESLDYILHTRDEFNKFGFTGTPTFVIGGKVYKGYMPYENFRKIIQYHLNR, via the coding sequence ATGTTAACAAAAAAGATAAAAACGATTGAGTGGTTTGCAATAATCATCTCCGCTATACTATTTGCTCTGATTTTAATAAAGGTATATCAGCTTACGGTATCAGATAAAAATGATAATGAGATATATGTTACTGTAAACCCTCTTGATATATCATTTGGTAGCGATTCAGCTAAGCTCACAATTTATGCTTATGCTAGCTACCATTGTGGTTATTGTAGGCTCTTTTTTTCAGAAGTTTTTCCAAAACTTCGCGAAGAGTATATTGCAAAAGGAAAGGTAAGGTTAGTTTTAAAACTTGTGGAGTTCTCCAAGAACGAAGATCGCTTAACAGAAGTAAAAACTGCAGTATGTATTAATCGGTATGGCTACTATGAAAAGCTACATGAGCTACTTTTAACCAATAGCAATGTTATTTATACCGATGAGTTTAGGGATATGGTCAACCATTTCATTGATAGCGATCCATTGGTGGCAGAGTGCATTTTAGGGAACGAATCTTTGGATTATATCTTGCACACTCGCGACGAATTTAATAAATTTGGTTTTACTGGCACGCCAACTTTTGTAATAGGTGGTAAGGTGTATAAAGGCTATATGCCATACGAGAACTTTAGAAAGATTATTCAGTACCATTTAAATCGATAA